The following DNA comes from Microcella sp..
GGTTTCAGCGTCCCACCGAACTTCTCAGTCGCGACGGGCGAATTCCTGCCTACTGTGCCCGAGAACTTGCGAGGCCCAGTTTGCGCAATCATCTCCCGACTACGCTCGCGCTCGTGAAGCACATTCCTCGGGACAAAAGGCCGAAGTTCCCGCCTGTCGCCAAGAGCCATGAACCGTGACCTGAACGACATCCGCGCGATGATCGCGTCGTCTTGCCGTCGCGAGGAGCGGCACCTCCGCGAATTGAGTCTGAGCATTCACCGGGAGCCAGAACTCGCCTTCCAAGAACGTCGGGCGTCCGGGTTGATTGCTGACTATCTCGAGCAACGCGGCTGGCACGTCGAACGGGGTTGGCTCGGCCTGGAAACGGCGCTGCGCGCAAGTGTTGGAGAGGGTAGACACATCGCCCTCTGCGCAGAATATGACGCACTCCCAGAGATCGGGCACGGATGCGGCCACCACCTGATCGCGGCGATGAGCATAGGCGCTGCTATCGCGCTAGGAGAGCTTGCGAGCGAGCTCGGTGTGCGTGTGTCATTGTTTGGCACTCCGGCCGAAGAGCATGGGGGCGGCAAGATTGCGCTGCTCGACCGTGGAGCGTGGGATGACGTCGACGTCACGGGACTGGTGCACCCATGGGCAGCACCATACGATCGATCAGCAGAGTACGTAATGATGTCTGCGGTGGCTCGGTGGTCTGTCGAGTTCCGCGGGCGGTCCAGTCATGCTGCGGCGAGCCCTGAAGAAGGCGTGAACGCTTCCGATGCGGCCACCATTGCTTCGGTCGCATTCGGCTTGCTTCGCCAGCAGACCGGGCCCGACGTGCGGTTCAACGCGAACGTGGTGAGTGTCGGCACTGAGTCGAACATCATTCCCGACCGTTCTCACATGACTGTCGAGGCCCGTTCTGTGAGCGGCGTGCAGCTCTCTGCCCTGCAATCGCGATTGCGCGCTTGCTTGGAGGGAGCCGCGATCGCCACCGGATGCTCGCTAGCCGTGGAGGATGCCGAAGTTCCCTACCGCGAGCTGCGTCAGGATCCGATTCTCGCGCAGTTCTGGGATGCCGAGCTCTCGCACCTCGGCCGCGACGTCCGCGCCGAGCAGCACCCGGGCGGTTCGACCGACATGGGTGACGTCTCGCATACCGTTCGTACACTCCATGCGTACCTAGCGATTCCTGGCGATGTCGTCGTCTCGCATACTGCGGACTTCGCACAGCACTCGGCGAGCGAGGTGGCCCTTGAGACCATGATTCTCGGTGCCCAGGTGCTCGCCTCGACGTTCGCGGCAGACGCACTGCACCACCGCACACTGCAGGCGGGGCAATCATGAGCCCGGCTGGCGATTACACGTCAGCGCTCGACTTGTTCTCGATCGGCATCGGACCATCCAGCTCTCACACTGTCGGCCCGATGCGCGCTGCCCGGAGCTTTCGCAGCGAGCTAGAACTCCATGGTCTACTTCGAACCTCGATTACCATCGAGTGCACGCTCGGCGGCTCGCTCGGCGCGACGGGCGTCGGGCACGGCACACCCGCTGCCGTGCTGGCCGGCCTGGATGGACTCGAACCCGAAACGTGCGATCCCGAGGCCCTGGTCGCACGGTGGGAGTGCCTCGCAGACGATCCAACGTCTCCTCTACAGGGTGGCGGAGCGCTCATCGGTCGGAGCAGCATCCGTCTTGAGCCGGCATGGCGCCACCCTGAACACCCGAACTGCATGCGGCTCACCGCCCGAGATGGCTCGACAGTCGTGCATGAGCGGGTATTTCTGTCAGTAGGTGGCGGCTTCATCAGGGAAGCGGGAACCACAACCTCCACTTCGGTTGAGACGGCGGTCGTGTTCCCGATGAGGTGCTTCGACGACGTGCTGTCGCACGCAGCACAGAGAGGCCTGACCATCACGCAGCTCGCCATGGCCAATGAAGTGGCACGAGGCCTCAGTCCCTCCGAAGTAGATGCCGCACTCGCGTCGATTTGGAACGCAATGGATGCGTCGATCGAACGTGGACTCGCTACCAGTGGGGTGCTGCCCGGTCGCCTGAAAGTTCCCCGCAGGGCGGCCGACGCTCGTGCCGTACTTGACGAACGCGCCGCGCTCGACTCGGAGGAGTGGCTCACGGTCTATGCAATGGCCGTGAACGAGGAGAACGCTGCCGGCTCTCGAGTCGTCACGGCTCCGACGAACGGTGCAGCCGGTATCGTGCCGGCCGTGCTCAAGGACGTGCAGCGAAGGTGGGGGCCGCTGGCGCCGGAATCCGTTCGAACCTACCTGCTGACTGCGACGGTGGTGGGGCACGTCATCAAGCGCAACGCCTCGATCTCTGGTGCCGAAGTGGGGTGTCAGGGAGAAGTCGGGTCGGCATGTGCCATGGCGGCTGCTGGACTCACTAGCTTGCACGGAGGCACACCCGAGCAGGTCGAGAATGCAGCCGAGATCGCGCTGGAGCACCATCTTGGGCTCACGTGTGACCCAGTGGGCGGCCTCGTGCAGATTCCGTGCATCGAGCGCAATGGAATAGCCGCCGCGACCGCGCGAACCGCGTCACGGCTTGCCTTGCTCGGCAACGGTGGCCATTCTGTAAGCCTCGACGTGGCAATTGAGACGCTTCGATCGACTGGCGCCGATATGAGCCACCGCTACAAGGAGACGAGCCTTGCCGGTCTCGCCGTCAACGTGGTCGAGTGCTGACTTTCGCGAACGGGGGAGGTCAGTCGCTGTGCTTCCAGGGGAGCCGCTTCGTGACGGCCTCGCCTACGTCGTGCAACTTCTCTTGCGCCCCGTGAATGACCGACTGCGCGCGGTGCGAGGCGTCGGCGGCAACCCGCCCGACAGTGCTGCCCGCGGTCGTCACCTCGGTGCCGGCCCACGCCGCGAAGACGGGCGACTGAGTGTCATCGTTCGGGTCGAACCCGGCGCTCAGGAAAGAGATGACCCAGTCTTCGACCTCTTCGAGCGGGCCTGCGTCGACCGCGTAGTAGCGGTGCTGGCCCTCTTCGCGCACGGTCACCAGCCCGTGGTCGCGCAGCACCTTGAGGTGCTTCGACACGGTGGGCTGCGTCGCGTCCATGCGCTCGACGAGCTCACCCACGCTGAGTTCGCCAGCGCCGGTATCGTCTCTGAGCGAA
Coding sequences within:
- a CDS encoding amidohydrolase, whose protein sequence is MNRDLNDIRAMIASSCRREERHLRELSLSIHREPELAFQERRASGLIADYLEQRGWHVERGWLGLETALRASVGEGRHIALCAEYDALPEIGHGCGHHLIAAMSIGAAIALGELASELGVRVSLFGTPAEEHGGGKIALLDRGAWDDVDVTGLVHPWAAPYDRSAEYVMMSAVARWSVEFRGRSSHAAASPEEGVNASDAATIASVAFGLLRQQTGPDVRFNANVVSVGTESNIIPDRSHMTVEARSVSGVQLSALQSRLRACLEGAAIATGCSLAVEDAEVPYRELRQDPILAQFWDAELSHLGRDVRAEQHPGGSTDMGDVSHTVRTLHAYLAIPGDVVVSHTADFAQHSASEVALETMILGAQVLASTFAADALHHRTLQAGQS
- a CDS encoding L-serine ammonia-lyase; the encoded protein is MSPAGDYTSALDLFSIGIGPSSSHTVGPMRAARSFRSELELHGLLRTSITIECTLGGSLGATGVGHGTPAAVLAGLDGLEPETCDPEALVARWECLADDPTSPLQGGGALIGRSSIRLEPAWRHPEHPNCMRLTARDGSTVVHERVFLSVGGGFIREAGTTTSTSVETAVVFPMRCFDDVLSHAAQRGLTITQLAMANEVARGLSPSEVDAALASIWNAMDASIERGLATSGVLPGRLKVPRRAADARAVLDERAALDSEEWLTVYAMAVNEENAAGSRVVTAPTNGAAGIVPAVLKDVQRRWGPLAPESVRTYLLTATVVGHVIKRNASISGAEVGCQGEVGSACAMAAAGLTSLHGGTPEQVENAAEIALEHHLGLTCDPVGGLVQIPCIERNGIAAATARTASRLALLGNGGHSVSLDVAIETLRSTGADMSHRYKETSLAGLAVNVVEC
- a CDS encoding ArsR/SmtB family transcription factor, translated to MADIFDVIADATRRELLQHLLDASLRDDTGAGELSVGELVERMDATQPTVSKHLKVLRDHGLVTVREEGQHRYYAVDAGPLEEVEDWVISFLSAGFDPNDDTQSPVFAAWAGTEVTTAGSTVGRVAADASHRAQSVIHGAQEKLHDVGEAVTKRLPWKHSD